In Cryptomeria japonica chromosome 10, Sugi_1.0, whole genome shotgun sequence, a genomic segment contains:
- the LOC131050545 gene encoding (+)-neomenthol dehydrogenase yields MDQKWWSGETVAVVTGANRGIGLEIVRQLARKGMTVVLTCRNEKNGLAAMKEVGEAGLDNVRFHILDVQSSQSVSDLAKWLKTIFGGFDILINNAAVSGQDMNWEVMNKTGVDLRQLLLSSEGSNETCVYDYESARTCIDINYYGTKRVVKGLQPLLRETFGRPRIVNVTSVYGLVKMMPNPELQKQLSDIDKVSEEFLDSMVSQFLEDVKQNKNLEEKGWPVPFSGYKMSKICINTYTRLLARELSDKVTVNCVHPGYVKTGMTGGTGDLSPSEGAESVVKLALSPPGGPSGNFYIEKEIGGF; encoded by the exons ATG GATCAGAAATGGTGGAGTGGGGAAACAGTGGCAGTAGTTACAGGAGCCAACAGGGGAATAGGCTTAGAGATTGTTCGCCAGCTGGCGCGTAAGGGCATGACTGTTGTGCTTACGTGTCGCAATGAGAAGAATGGGTTGGCTGCCATGAAAGAAGTGGGTGAAGCAGGACTTGATAATGTTCGTTTTCACATATTAGATGTGCAGAGCTCCCAAAGTGTTTCAGATCTGGCCAAATGGTTGAAAACCATCTTTGGGGGATTTGATATTTTG ATAAATAATGCAGCAGTTTCGGGGCAAGACATGAACTGGGAAGTGATGAACAAAACTGGGGTGGATTTGCGCCAACTATTACTG TCATCTGAAGGGTCAAATGAAACTTGTGTGTATGATTATGAAAGTGCAAGAACATGCATTGATATAAATTACTATGGCACAAAGAGAGTTGTGAAAGGCTTGCAACCATTACTAAGGGAAACGTTTGGCCGGCCACGAATTGTTAATGTCACCTCTGTATATGGGCTTGTCAAG ATGATGCCAAACCCAGAGCTACAAAAACAACTTTCTGACATTGATAAAGTTAGTGAGGAATTTCTGGATTCCATGGTAAGTCAGTTTTTAGAAGATGTCAAGCAAAACAAAAACTTGGAAGAGAAAGGATGGCCAGTTCCGTTTTCTGGATACAAAATGTCAAAGATTTGTATCAACACATACACACGTCTCTTAGCCCGTGAGCTTTCTGATAAGGTGACTGTAAATTGTGTTCATCCTGGATACGTTAAAACTGGAATGACAGGTGGTACAGGAGACCTATCACCAAGTGAAGGTGCTGAAAGTGTAGTCAAATTAGCCTTGTCTCCTCCTGGTGGGCCTTCTGGTAACTTCTATATTGAAAAGGAGATCGGTGGCTTCTGA